In the genome of Lentisphaera araneosa HTCC2155, the window GCATCCCAACCTTCATTTATTTTATCTAAAGAAGCCTTGTTAGACGGCATTACAATTCCAGGTACGTCATCTAAAACACTTTCTGGTAAATCTAACTGACGTTGTATATACCTTTCAACAACATGATGAACGTCTACTGTTTCTCCATGTGTATTTGTAATGATATTGAAAATTTTATTGTAATTCGGATACTCGTCAATAGAAATCTTAGTCGGATAAGCATCCATCATTTTATCACTAGCATCTAAATATGTTCTTGCCCAATGGAGAGAATCTACATCATCTAAATTTTTGTTATTTGAAGCGAGGACTTCTTTAATTGTATCAAAGCGTTTTTTATCTAGATCAGCATCAGAAATCTCTAAAGTCTTTTTAGCCTCACGTAATTGTTCAATAAGTATTTCACATGGGCGCGTACCACTATTGTGAACCCAAACACCTGATTCACCCGCGAAGTAAGTGTGATAGTCTGTAACCTCAAAATTATATGTGGTGAAGCTTTCACCTTTAGGGGCATTTTCGGTTTCAATTTTTGCGAGGGTCGCAAATTCACCATTGGCTAAGCGGAAAACATCTCCGACTTCAAGTTTTTCAACAGGAATAAATTCTTGTTTAGCAACTACCCAGAAGGGGTGCTCACCTGTGCCGGAAATCAGCTCAGGATCTTCGTCATCGGACTCACCGCTGTTAATGGTGTAATAAAGGTGATAGAGAAGCGTTGGCTTTGTTACAAAGGTTTGAAGAACAGGTTTGTATGACTGATTCGTATTCTGCTCATCACGAGCGAGAACTATCATACCAGGCTTTATATCCTCTATATTAACTAAACCTTGTTGAGTATGAATTTTAGTGCCAGCTACAAAACACATTTTCTCACCCAGAAGTTTCTGAATGGTGATATAATCTTCCACTGTTTCCGCAATCTTGATACCACGAGCATTAGTTGTGAAAAATTTTGACTTCATTAAGACTTTTAAGAAGGGACTGTGGGGACAGGTATGGTAGACCCTTTAAGGGACTGTGGGGACAGGTATGGTAGACCCTTAAGGGACTGTGGGGACAGGTATGGTAGACCCTGAGATTGCGATGATCTCAACACGTCCAGGAATGCAAAAGATGGATCTATCCTTGTTCTATTTGGTGATGGTCACGTCGAACGCGTCCCGCATATCCGAACTCAAGAACAACTTAATGAGTGGTTAAAAGATCACTCCATTAAAACTGACAAGTAAGTCAATAAAACTCATTTAGTCACTTATAAAGGGAGCTCACGTGGCTCCCTTTTTTATTATTTACAAAAAGCTTACAGCTTGGAAGGTTTAAAATGAGTTTTTAGAATTAAGTTTTATGTGAATTAATTTCACGAGTCTCTATGCCCTTAAAAATCATCAGTATTTTTTCTTTCATCATTCTCATTCCGAGTCTGAGTATTTTTTATTTGGGCTCTCGCCTCAATGAATCTGAAGAAAGCATGCTAAGAGCACGCTACTACGCTGCTGAAGAAGAAAGACTTGAACTCGCCGTCAATCAATCGACCCTCATTTTGGAAAAGCTTGAAAAGGGTTTGCTGCCCTTGCTCAAGAAGACGGCTATGGATAATGAGTCCATCAATGAATTGAGTAGCTCGAGCATTTATATCAAACACCTCTTTATTTTGAACCCCAAGGGTAAAATCATTTATCCACTTTCATCTAGTGAAGCCCTGACGCCTCGAGAAGCTGATTTTTTAGAAAGAAACGATCATATTTTGCGAGATCCCCAAACTTATTCAAATAGCCAAGATAAATCCACTGGCTGGTATTCCTGGTATGCAGGTAAAAACTTAAATCTCATATTATGGACTCAAACAAGTGACCAATTCACTGTTGGTGTAGAACTCCATCATGATAGACTCATCAGTGAGATTATTAAAAACATCCCTGATAAACTTAGTGAAGAATCCTACCAACTCGTTTTAAGAAGTGCTGAATCACAGCTTTATCGTTCTTCGACGGAACCAAGCACTTACTCGAATATCTTAAAGGCTGAGCTGCCTGCCCCGCTCCAATCCTTTCAGTTTGCCTACCATTTTAATGAACCTGTTTTTATTTCTCCACTCAGGCAATACTTCCTTATTGGCTTTAGTTTATTAACTGCTTTAAGCCTTTCTGGTATTTGTTTCTTGCTCTATCGCGAACGTCGTAGAAACATTCTTGAGTCGACGCAACGAGTCAACTTTGCCAACCAAGTTAGCCACGAACTCAAGACTCCGCTCACCAACATTCGAATGTATGCTGAACTTTTACAAAACCGTTTAGACGATGAAGACCCCAAAGTAATGAAACGGCTCAATGTCATCATCACTGAATCACATCGGCTCTCTCGGATGATTAATAACGTCCTCAATTTTGCAAAATGGGAGAAAGGCAAAATTTTTATTAAAACTGATGAAGTTATTCCCGACCAAATTTGTACTGATACACTAAGTAAATTTGATTTAGCGTTCCATAAGAAAAAATTGACGATTAATAGCCACCTCAACGCAAGTAAAAGCATCCTTGCCGATCCCGATTTATTCACCCAAATCATGGGTAATCTTTTTAGTAATATAGAAAAATATGTACCAGACAATTGCACTATTGACATAAGTTCACTACAAACCGAAAAACAAACCGAAATCATTGTTCAAGATAATGGTCATGGGATCCCTAAAAAACACCACGGTAAAATTTTCCAATCATTTTACCGAATTTCTAATCAAATGTCCGACGGAGTTACCGGAACAGGGATTGGCTTAGCTATTGCCCGCGATTTTGCTCGTGCACATGGTGGTGAACTCGAACTCATACCTTCACAAGAAGGCGCCTGCTTTAAATTAACTTTACCCAACTTAGGAAACATTTCATGAAAGTACTTATTGCCGAAGATGACATACTCATCCGCGAAGGCCTTGTCGATATCTTTGAAGACGAAGGCTACCAAATTGCGGAAGCCGCAAATGGCCGTGAAGCCCTCGATCTTTACCACAATGAAAAACCCGACTTTATCTGTCTAGATATTATGATGCCAGAAATCAATGGTTACGATGTCTGTCGCGAAATTCGCAAAGTTGATTCAGATATACCCGTCATCTTCCTTAGTGCCAAGTCGCAAGAAGAAGATAAACTCCAGGGCTTTGAATTGGGTGCTGATGATTACATAACAAAACCCTTTGGGATTAAAGAAGTCATTGCACGCGTTAGAGCGGTAACGAGACGCTGTCTTAAGTCCACTAGTACAACACAAAGAACCTTCTCTATGGCTGACCTAACAATCAATCCTAAGGGCTTAAGCTGTACACGTGAAGAGCACGTGATTGAATTAGGTTTGAGAGATATAAAAATCCTTGAACACCTTTATAAGCACGCAAACGAAGCCGTATCACGCCAGCAGCTCTTTCAATCCTGTTGGGAAATGGAGTTCACGGGTAATACACGCTCCATTGACCAAAAAATATCACAACTACGTAAACTCGTTGAACTCGATCCGCAATCACCTCAAATCATCCAAACGGCTCATGGTGTGGGCTATATTTACAAAGCTTAATTTTTTGCATTTAGTTTAAATACTTTATAAGATAATTGATATTCTTTGGTATCGATCTTTTTAGCTTGAAGAAGAATGATCTTATTGGGCTCGGCATGAGATCGTAATAGGTATTTGAGAGGTTTAACTACACTCACGCCCATCTCATGACCTTTTTTAAGTGATTTATGAGATGTATAATGATCTTTCAATTGATAGTTATCGAAATCTTCTGAGTGCTTGATTGGATAGTACAGGAATGAGGATTTTCCGGGCTTGATCCTCAAACTCGCAACTTTATTGGGGCCATTATCAACAAAGCGACAAGCTACTCCACTTGCGCTTAATTTAGTGTAAGGATGATCCTGATCAAAAGGGTTGTGGCTGAAAGACTTAATCTGGGATTTACTAACTTGCCATTGGCTCAAGTTAAAGTTTTCCAAGCTATCATGGATTTTTTCTAATTTTGAGCTCGCAATATTATTGTCACTAGCAATGATTTTTTGAAGCTCTGGACTATTTAAAGCCTCTTCAGATAAGCCCCATTTCATTGAGCTATAATTCCATTCTAGCTTATACATAATTTTTTTAATTTGTCCGAGAGTATTGAGCTTTAGGTTCTTGGTACTTTCATTAAATATTTTCATAAGCTCAGAAGTGGAAAGGTATGATTTGTGCGATAATGGCAATTGACTTGAATCAATCAATAAGCGTAAACCATCAATTTCACCCGATTGAAAAGCTGTTTGTGCCATGAGTTACGGTAAGTTTGATGGAAAGAATTTTCCTCTTTCGCTTTATGCAGAATTAAAGCCTTGCGTAAAACTAAACGAAATTCTTTTTTATTCTCAATAGTCGCATTTTGTAGATCCTTTCGTACTCTAGCTAAGTTTTGTGCATAATTGCTACTGAGTCTAAGGCATTGAACATAAACTTCAGGATACAGTTGTCTTAATTTGTGCTCTAATATACGTAGAGGAACTCGAAGAAGGTCACCACCAAAGACCCATGCATTTACTTGAAGTATTTGAGCTGCTTTAGCAGGCTTTGCTTTGAGGGCGACCTCAAAATATTGAAAATCTCTTTTAAAAGCTTCTAACAAAACTCCAGCATATTTAGGCTGAGCCATTTTTTCTAACAAAGTTTCTGCAATGAATTCTTGACGCCATGTCCGCTTATCATTGTCTAGGAGTGTAATCATTAGAGGGATTGTCTTGGCTCCAAATTTACCAATAAATTCTTGCCCACCATTATCCATAACGCGACTCGAGTTCAGTGATCTTCTAAAATAGATCGCTGCGTATATTTTATTGAAAATTTGCTTTTGTTCCGGATTAAGATGATCAAGGCAAGTGACTTTTTCCCCGTTTGGGAGATAATCATTTACAGTATATCTCGGTTCCGTTTTCCATAAGCTAGGTAAATGATTCGCTTGTGGAACCGTCTCGAGGTACAAGATTTTTTCATGGACAAGTTTTTCGATATTTGAGATAAAACAGTAAGATTGCTTTTTTTTCCATAGCTTCTTTTGTAAGTCTCGGTACAAGCCTAGAGCAATTAGACTTTCCCCCTGACGCCTTTTGAGCTCTATACTCATATACTCAAGGCCCCTATCGAAACTGTACTGCCACGTTTCATCCCTTTGTTTATTTTTACTTAGATCAAGGATAAGTTCCTCTGCAAAAACAAAGTCCCGTTGATCAAGGGCATCTTTGTATAAGCTATAGACCATAGAGGGGCGATTCCAATAATTTTTATTTCGAGATAGATAGGCTTTTTTCTCGAATTTATATAGGTCTACACGCGACAAGCTTTTTTCTTTTAGTTGCTTCAAAGTAGAAAAATAGTTTGTGTTACCATTATCGCGGGAGCGCATAATTAAGCTTTCCGCGTCCTCATATTTTCCCATAACTGCAAGTAGCTTGACTTGTTGACTTAAATTTAATCTTGGAAGCAAAGCTAAGGCTTTTGACTGGAATTCTGATTTGATCTGGTAATTAACACGAACGGTTAAATGACTAAAAGCTTTGAGGAAAGATTCAAAACGTTGGTGTTGCCATTTAGGCTTTTCCTTCATTGCTATAGATTTCAGGTAAAGCTCCACATATTTCTCACAAAGTAAGTAGCTCTTTGCATTAAAAGTTCGTGGAATAACAGGCCATTCACTTAGTTCTGCTTTTTTCAATAAATAATCACGCTGGATACGAGTTTCATGAAAACTGATTTTTTGTGGATTGATATACCAGGCATAAAAATCAGTCTTAGATTTTTTATAGTATTGGACGCCTGAGTTAAGTACGGCAACAATAAATTCCTTGATATAAACTTGGCGAAAACGCTTTTTATAATTGGCTAAGTGTTGCTGGATGTTCTGATCTTGTGGGCGTTTAAGCTTTTGATCACAAATTGAAAGCATTTCATATAAAGAAGCTAAGAAATGAGCACCTTTTGTGGAACCTTCAAAATCATGCTGTTCTAAATATTTTTCTGCGACTAAAAATGTCTCTTTCGCCTTTAACCATTGCTGTTTTTTAAATAAGTCGAAAGCTCGGTTATATGTCAAAGAAAATTTCATAACTAAAGGAATGTCGAGTTTAATTTTTTTAACATCCTCCATATAGGAGTGATACTTTGATTCCCTGTGCCGGAGGTAACCTTTCCCCATATGGTAAAAAATATTTCTTCTAATTTCGTCAGCTTCAGAAAGAGTTGAATTTAATTGGTATTTTTATAGAGATATTCACTTTTATAATAAAAGGCCAAATCACTCTCGACTCGAAATAATTCACTCCACAACTTGTCATGATGGGATCCAAACTCATCTGAAAAATGTTTAATTAAAATGTATAAATTCTTCTCTTTATTAAGGCCTTGAGATAGATCCTTGAAGATATCAGCAAGAAACTCCTTTTTATTGCGGTAAGAACCCTTAATATGCGACTCTTTTGATGAGTTGTCCTTTATGTCATTTTTACTTGATTGAGCTTTATTTTGGAGGATTTCGATGAGCTTGGAAAAATTGTCTTGACGAAGCGAACTATAGTCCATGTAAAGGAGTTTTTTTCCATCTCTAGAGCGATTGATTTGCACCATTATATTTTGATTTTTTTTACTCAGGTAAATTATGTATGAGCTCCCGTAATGAAAGATTTTACGATGTTGAGCACTCAACATCCCCCACTTAGACAAATCGTTTTCCTGTTCTCGTTTTTCTGCTCTTTTTGAGCTAATAACTTGATAATTATGCTTCTTTAAAAGCTGATAGAGTTCTTTTAAGTCATGACTAGAAATTTCTTTTGAAGCGTTGACAACTATGCCCTTAAAATTCTCGTCTGCGACTTGAGAGTTCTTTAGACTTTCTACAGAGAGTAATTTCATATAGGCTTCTGCGAGCGAAGGCATATCATATTTTTTGAAAAAATTAATAAGCCAGTAATAAGGCAATTCAAAACTTGGGGCATTTTGAGTCAAATAAATAAATTCAGCTATACCCTCACCTTCACGCCCTTCTTGTATTAATTGAGCTGCACGGTAATAAGTCATCAAACTCAGAGCATTGACACCATGAAATAACTCATTTGTTTTTTGCTGTGAATCAGTTTTTTCTTGATCCCCTAATTTATTAATGAGATGACCAATAATTCGGGATTGATTTTCAACTTCAGTAGCTAAGTTATCTTTGTCGGCATAATGCTTCTGAAAAGAATGTAACTGAGTAGCTGTACGAGAACGACTAAGCGATATTTTTAAGAAAAAACCTTTAGAATCAGTAACAACAGATCCATTAATAATAAACTCAGTACCTCTCCATTTGCCTTTGCGAATATCCGATTTTGCAATCTCCGCATCAGCAATCGAGAGCTCGTTGATCATCGAGTCTAATTGTCCACGATGAACAACTTCAACGCCCTGCTCTTGTAGATAAAAGCTCATGAGATCTGCAGCGCCCATAGACCAGAGGTCCTGTGAGTCTTCAGAGCTGTGGTCGACGAGGACGGTTTGCGCTAATCCACTAAAAGAGACGAAAAATAAAAAAATGAGAAATCTCAACTATTTGTCCTGTTTTTTATTTGGAAGTGATTTTTTTCTAATTCACATAAACGACAGTTGACTATGCAAGTAGTGTCATAAGTTTGTAGTGCATCTTTTTCTAAGACCTGCCCTTTAATTTTCATCCCTTTAATTTTCATCCCTTTAATTTTCATCCCTTTAATTTTTTCGCTTTAATTTTCCGTTAGGTAGGTATTAGTTCCACATAAGGTAAACAGAAAAACGTACCGACGTTTTTAGCGGTGATACGTTTAAATCTTCAGGCGGTTATAATTAAAGGACAGGAGGACTTAATCAACAGTAGCTATGTTGATTTTAGATAGTCCTTCTAAGTCAATGCATTTAACGAGTAGTGGAATAAGCGTATTTTCAGTCTGATATAACTTGTCTTCAGAGTAAAAATAAATCAAAAAGTTTCCTGTCCAGAACCAAACATAATTATGAGATTTTTTCCGTGAAGGGTGTTTAAGAATTTTTATAGGGTATTTACCAAGTAGTAATTTTTCACTCGAATTAGAGATTCGTTCTTCATTTGATCGCATGCGGACATGAGCCACAGCAATTTTTTTTCCATTTTGATCATACCACGAATTATATATAAAAGCTTTATCAATTTGAGGCTTAATTTTAGCAGATTTGGCATTGGTAGTGGAGGTGAAATATTTTTCTAAACGACTTTTTAATAGATTATTATGAGTAAGAATTTCGGTTTTAACAGCAGCGATTTTTTTATTATTGGGCTCAACGATCTTATCAATTTCTTCTTTGATTTGAATCTCTTTTTTTTGCAGTGTCGCTACAAATATATCCCTTGATTTTTCAGCTTGAATAGTGCCAAGCTCTTTTTTGAATTGATGTTTTTGACGCTCTTTTATAACGGTACTTGAATTACCGACTTTTATTGAGAAATCCAGTTGTTTTAATGACTCTTCTGTCATTGGTGTTGTTATGCTTATGTAGTGAATAGCATTACTTATTTCCTGTCTTTCTTTAGGCAAAGGACCAAGGAGCTCTCTATTCCTTTCCTTAAGGGCATTTATCGTCGTGTAAGCTTTCAAGGAATTTGAGCAAAGCTTACTCAGTTCTTTCAACTGGCTTTTAGAAGCAGTACTATTCTGTGTGTTACAGTAGCCGGTCATTGCAAATGCAATAACATTTAAACATAAGAAATATAATTTCAATTTATTCCTCCTTTTTTATTTTAGATTTAAAACTGACGAAAGTATACATAATAAATAGTTTGTTCGCTACGCCTCAATTGTAACATATATGTAATAACTGTATTCTTGTGATTAAAAATCAGCTACCCCCGTTTTTCCAACTAAAAGTCTGTAATTGCTCCAACAAATGCCATTTATATTGACGTTTCAAAATCACCTGTTCCTATCTCCCCGCAACTCAGAAAACTCATTGAACTCGACCCTCAATCACCGCAAATTATCCAAAGCGCTCATGGTGTAGGCTACATTAATAAGCTTTAAATCATTTAGAGAAATTCTAAGTCAACGTTTTAATACATACTCAAGATCTTTGATTTGATAATTAATTATATATTTTCTAAAATTCGAATAGAGGGATTTTTCAGGAAAAGCCCAAGCATTATTTACTAAAATTTCAGTTGCTTTTTCAGGAGCTAATTTAAAAGCAGCATCTGCATAGCGCCAATCATTAGAATAATAATGAAATATTTCTTTTTGATTATTTTTAACTGCCAGGTGCATGATAATACTTCTTATTAAATCGGTTTCTTTTTTTGTCGGAGTACTATTATAAAATCTGTAAATTTCGGCTAGCAAAAAATTTTCATCAAAATCACCAACAAACGATTTCAGGTCTGCGGTGGAAACCTCCACACTATTTTGGAAAAAATACTTTAGATATAATTTTTTGAACTCCTTTTTTACGTCTGCTCTTAATACGTCACTTGCTGATTTAGGTGCCCCCCCATAATAAGGGGGATTTGAACTCCCTCTGTACCACATAGGCCATTTTGCTGCTCTATAGTTATTATTTTCCAGTGAATTTATTTTATTGATCAAACGCTCTATTTTCACTTTCAACTCATCACCTCCAACCCTTTTGCCCCATGAAGGCATATAAGACTTACCAATACACTTTTTATTAGCGTCTTTAAGGAGAAATAATGCTGTAATAAAATCAGCTTCTAGGTATTTAAGCTTGGCTTCCAAATACATTAATACAGTTTTTCTTCGTTCATCTAAATTCTTTGATTTTAGAAAATTTATTAAATTAGAAGCGACTGCCAACTCTGAACTTGAAAGAGCTTCTCGTATTAAACCAAAGACATCAAAACTATCGAATACTTCTTTAGAAATTTCCTTTATATAGAATTGGCTTATTTCATGAATATATATTTTTTGCGAGAGAACTCGGTAATCAAAATAAACCAGTTGATTATACATGAGTTTTTGATCGCTTATGTAATAGGCTAAAATATGATCTTTTGCTTTTTTATATTCGCCTAAAACCAGTAATAAATCAACGGTTATTGTGTTGTTCAAGCTTAAAGCATAGTCTACACATTTATTATGTAATTCTTGTCCCATTGGCTTGCTTGGCTCATTAATATAAAAGGATATAGCATCTCTTAATTTATAAATTTTTTGTGATGTCATTTTTTCACCACTATTTACCCTATCTAGATAAACATTAATAAAATCCTTTGCTATTAACCAAGTTTTTTCATTTGGCTTAGAAGGAAGAATAGGAAGTTCTAGCTTTTCTCCATAGAGAATATATGACCATTTATTTACTTTAGTAATTGAACCATCATCAGCTAATTCATCTCTGGGTCTAAATGACCTATAATAACCAAGTGTCGATTTCCATCCTTTTTCATATCTTGGAAAAAATAATTGAAATAGTTGTGCATTATTATTTTGATGATCTACAACTCGTTGCTTATATAAGGGTAACTCATTATGATTTAATTTTTTTGCACAGTACCATATCCAATAATCAGTACTTTCTAATAAATACTTAAATCTTGTTTGATTAAGTTTGGGGTATATTTTTTTAAGCTGATCTATTCTTGGCCTTAAATTTAAAAAGCCCTTCAAAGCTTTTATATTATCCTTATCAATCAATAATGATGCATTGTTAAAACTATTGCACAATTCAAGTATAGAGCTTTTGTTACTCAATGATAATTGTTCGCATTCTTGTACGAAAGCCTCTATTTTGGGTCGAAGACCGCGTGTTGTAAATACAATTTCATCGAAAAGCTTTTCAACTTTAAAAAAAATGCGCTGATCAGATTTGCA includes:
- a CDS encoding sensor histidine kinase; this encodes MPLKIISIFSFIILIPSLSIFYLGSRLNESEESMLRARYYAAEEERLELAVNQSTLILEKLEKGLLPLLKKTAMDNESINELSSSSIYIKHLFILNPKGKIIYPLSSSEALTPREADFLERNDHILRDPQTYSNSQDKSTGWYSWYAGKNLNLILWTQTSDQFTVGVELHHDRLISEIIKNIPDKLSEESYQLVLRSAESQLYRSSTEPSTYSNILKAELPAPLQSFQFAYHFNEPVFISPLRQYFLIGFSLLTALSLSGICFLLYRERRRNILESTQRVNFANQVSHELKTPLTNIRMYAELLQNRLDDEDPKVMKRLNVIITESHRLSRMINNVLNFAKWEKGKIFIKTDEVIPDQICTDTLSKFDLAFHKKKLTINSHLNASKSILADPDLFTQIMGNLFSNIEKYVPDNCTIDISSLQTEKQTEIIVQDNGHGIPKKHHGKIFQSFYRISNQMSDGVTGTGIGLAIARDFARAHGGELELIPSQEGACFKLTLPNLGNIS
- a CDS encoding polymorphic toxin-type HINT domain-containing protein → MKSKFFTTNARGIKIAETVEDYITIQKLLGEKMCFVAGTKIHTQQGLVNIEDIKPGMIVLARDEQNTNQSYKPVLQTFVTKPTLLYHLYYTINSGESDDEDPELISGTGEHPFWVVAKQEFIPVEKLEVGDVFRLANGEFATLAKIETENAPKGESFTTYNFEVTDYHTYFAGESGVWVHNSGTRPCEILIEQLREAKKTLEISDADLDKKRFDTIKEVLASNNKNLDDVDSLHWARTYLDASDKMMDAYPTKISIDEYPNYNKIFNIITNTHGETVDVHHVVERYIQRQLDLPESVLDDVPGIVMPSNKASLDKINEGWDANRQIKAMHRGRLEEGSINQALRKAIPYGQKPKTFAEKQEILEKLKILYESKPEWEKMWPLARDILKKRQAEGYLQNLNIPN
- a CDS encoding response regulator transcription factor, with the protein product MKVLIAEDDILIREGLVDIFEDEGYQIAEAANGREALDLYHNEKPDFICLDIMMPEINGYDVCREIRKVDSDIPVIFLSAKSQEEDKLQGFELGADDYITKPFGIKEVIARVRAVTRRCLKSTSTTQRTFSMADLTINPKGLSCTREEHVIELGLRDIKILEHLYKHANEAVSRQQLFQSCWEMEFTGNTRSIDQKISQLRKLVELDPQSPQIIQTAHGVGYIYKA